The following coding sequences lie in one Rothia sp. SD9660Na genomic window:
- the rpsD gene encoding 30S ribosomal protein S4 — protein MANHNRTRRTVRQSRALGIALTPKAEKYLERRPYGPGQHGRSRKKADSNYAIQLREKQRLRAQYNIREAQMRRAYLEAKRIEGQTGKNLVEILETRLDALVLRSGFARTIAQARQLVVHRHIMVDGIRVDRPSFRVKPGQLIHVHPKSEKMAPFQVAATGAHQDVLPDTPAYLNVEIEKLHAKLERAPKREEIPVTCEEQLVVEYYSRLA, from the coding sequence GTGGCAAACCACAACCGTACCCGCCGTACCGTGCGTCAGTCACGTGCCCTCGGCATCGCACTGACCCCCAAGGCAGAAAAGTACCTCGAGCGTCGTCCTTACGGCCCCGGCCAGCATGGCCGCAGCCGCAAGAAGGCTGACTCAAACTACGCCATCCAGCTGCGCGAGAAGCAGCGTCTGCGCGCACAGTACAACATCCGTGAAGCTCAGATGCGCCGCGCCTACCTCGAAGCTAAGCGCATCGAAGGCCAGACCGGTAAGAACCTGGTCGAGATCCTCGAAACCCGCCTGGATGCCCTCGTCCTGCGCTCAGGTTTCGCTCGCACTATCGCACAGGCACGTCAGCTCGTTGTCCACCGCCACATCATGGTAGACGGCATCCGCGTTGACCGCCCCTCCTTCCGCGTCAAGCCCGGCCAGCTCATCCACGTTCACCCCAAGTCAGAGAAGATGGCACCCTTCCAGGTTGCAGCCACCGGCGCACACCAGGATGTTCTGCCCGACACCCCTGCCTACCTGAACGTCGAGATCGAGAAGCTCCACGCAAAGCTCGAGCGCGCACCCAAGCGTGAAGAAATCCCCGTGACCTGCGAAGAGCAGCTCGTGGTTGAATACTACTCACGCCTGGCCTAA
- a CDS encoding DUF948 domain-containing protein, with protein MSGADIAGLIAAGVFAILVALLALPIIKLGKVFDELTATIRSLNNETTPLIGEVTKTVASTNAQIEKVDSITSNVSDASANVSALSSLVTSTVGQPLIKVAAFSHGIRKAVKGDGGVPASSHQAAPQTESQGYTGTSPESH; from the coding sequence ATGAGCGGAGCAGACATCGCAGGCCTCATCGCCGCAGGCGTATTCGCCATCCTGGTAGCCCTGCTAGCCCTGCCCATCATCAAACTCGGCAAGGTCTTCGACGAACTCACCGCAACCATCCGGTCCCTCAACAATGAGACCACCCCGCTAATCGGCGAAGTCACCAAGACTGTGGCCAGCACTAACGCCCAGATAGAAAAAGTCGATAGTATCACCAGCAACGTTTCGGACGCCTCAGCTAACGTATCTGCCCTCTCTTCTCTAGTTACTTCCACAGTAGGTCAGCCCCTGATTAAGGTTGCAGCCTTCTCCCACGGTATCCGTAAAGCCGTCAAGGGGGACGGCGGTGTGCCAGCTAGTTCACACCAGGCAGCGCCCCAAACCGAAAGCCAGGGCTACACCGGCACCTCACCCGAAAGCCACTAA
- a CDS encoding peptide chain release factor 4, producing the protein MGLLKNLLLIAGGAAAGYLATRSTSAAPASTDLEVSTNHPLQKFTAEGNTMAQFFDSKYGAPFKGAALKAMSFAATVKAGMDEKEAELKDRFDAQTKDARPGSLDTWQQGSGYHQLANDQVIESEALPPAGSLADREADIRRRLERDADLGKDFFA; encoded by the coding sequence ATGGGACTGCTCAAAAACCTACTCCTTATCGCAGGTGGAGCCGCCGCAGGCTATCTAGCCACCCGCTCCACTAGCGCAGCACCGGCGTCCACCGACCTAGAGGTTTCAACGAACCACCCCCTGCAAAAGTTCACCGCAGAAGGTAACACCATGGCCCAATTCTTTGACTCCAAATACGGGGCCCCCTTTAAAGGCGCCGCCCTCAAAGCGATGAGCTTCGCAGCAACCGTCAAGGCCGGTATGGACGAAAAAGAAGCAGAGCTTAAAGACCGCTTCGATGCCCAGACTAAGGATGCCCGGCCCGGCTCCCTCGACACCTGGCAGCAGGGGAGTGGATACCACCAGCTTGCAAACGACCAGGTCATTGAATCTGAAGCCCTACCACCGGCCGGTAGCCTGGCAGATCGAGAAGCTGACATTAGACGGCGCCTAGAGCGCGATGCCGATCTCGGCAAAGACTTTTTCGCATAA